A single region of the Parasphingorhabdus litoris DSM 22379 genome encodes:
- the pspB gene encoding envelope stress response membrane protein PspB gives MPEEIVAVAIIGTLTLFIGLPWLIFHYVTKWKTSATITNEDEQLLDELHTMARRLDDRMETIERIMAADNPNWRQAALPTSGSDPKPTLENFDNLLKERR, from the coding sequence ATGCCCGAGGAAATTGTAGCAGTTGCGATCATAGGAACGCTGACCCTATTTATCGGTCTTCCTTGGCTCATCTTTCACTATGTCACCAAATGGAAAACGTCGGCTACGATTACCAACGAAGATGAACAGCTACTCGATGAGTTGCACACCATGGCTCGACGGTTAGATGATCGGATGGAAACCATTGAACGGATCATGGCGGCCGACAATCCAAATTGGCGCCAGGCGGCTCTGCCCACCTCTGGTAGCGATCCTAAACCGACGCTCGAAAATTTTGATAATTTGCTCAAAGAAAGGCGCTAA
- the pspF gene encoding phage shock protein operon transcriptional activator: MERENQFVGESGAFLDAVEKASRAATLDRPVLVIGERGTGKELIAERLHRLSMRWDGPLVTLNCAAMPETLIEAELFGHEAGAFTGATKNRVGRFEEADGGTLFLDELGTLSSAAQERLLRAVEYGEITRIGSSRPQKVDVRIVAATNADLPKMAEEGKFRADLLDRLSFEVVTLPPLRYREGDVPVLADYFGRRMAAELEWEQWPGFGQLASEALARHQWPGNVRELRNVIERAVYQWGDYTRAVDHIVFDPFESPWKPKEMPSRQSLPAETSHSAEKMKELPAPAAPAAKPAYTEVDDMKEAVEAFEKRILEAALAKSRYNQRQTAKALNLTYDQLRHSLKRHDLLG, encoded by the coding sequence ATGGAACGCGAAAATCAATTTGTCGGAGAGTCTGGGGCATTCCTAGATGCAGTGGAAAAAGCCAGTCGCGCCGCCACTTTGGACCGTCCGGTCCTTGTTATCGGGGAGCGCGGTACAGGTAAAGAGTTGATCGCAGAACGCCTCCATCGCCTGAGCATGCGATGGGATGGTCCATTGGTCACATTAAACTGCGCCGCCATGCCAGAGACTTTGATTGAAGCGGAACTTTTCGGTCATGAAGCCGGCGCATTTACCGGCGCGACGAAGAATAGAGTAGGGCGATTTGAAGAAGCAGATGGTGGCACGCTGTTCCTGGATGAGCTTGGCACATTATCTTCTGCCGCGCAGGAGCGGTTATTGCGGGCTGTGGAATATGGAGAAATTACCAGAATAGGGTCTTCGCGACCGCAAAAGGTGGACGTACGGATTGTTGCAGCAACCAATGCTGACTTACCCAAAATGGCGGAGGAAGGAAAGTTCCGAGCGGATTTGCTCGATCGCCTGTCGTTCGAAGTCGTGACCTTGCCGCCACTGCGTTATCGTGAGGGCGATGTACCTGTGTTGGCCGACTATTTTGGCCGGCGCATGGCGGCGGAACTGGAATGGGAACAATGGCCCGGTTTCGGGCAACTGGCGTCTGAGGCACTGGCGCGCCATCAATGGCCGGGAAACGTTCGAGAGCTACGCAATGTAATCGAACGCGCGGTTTACCAATGGGGTGACTACACACGCGCTGTGGATCATATCGTCTTTGATCCGTTTGAATCGCCGTGGAAACCGAAAGAAATGCCCTCCCGGCAATCTCTACCGGCTGAAACCAGTCATTCGGCTGAAAAAATGAAAGAATTACCAGCGCCAGCGGCGCCGGCTGCGAAACCGGCTTATACTGAGGTAGATGACATGAAAGAAGCCGTGGAGGCTTTCGAAAAGCGGATATTGGAGGCGGCCTTGGCCAAATCCCGGTATAACCAGCGTCAAACCGCAAAAGCGCTTAATCTGACCTATGACCAGCTGCGCCATTCTCTCAAACGGCATGATCTTTTGGGATAG
- the pspC gene encoding envelope stress response membrane protein PspC — MTSARTKFYLDKQRAKWSGVCAGISDYTGMKVFWVRVAAVFATFAVPFPITFIAYWIAAKSFDPKPIELYGDASEREFWQGVRQSPRRTARDVRSRFREIDRRLADMEMYYTTNNSALSNEIEKLR; from the coding sequence ATGACTTCTGCAAGAACGAAATTCTATCTTGATAAACAGCGCGCAAAATGGAGCGGAGTATGCGCGGGCATATCGGATTATACTGGCATGAAGGTGTTTTGGGTCAGGGTAGCGGCCGTATTTGCGACCTTTGCAGTTCCTTTTCCAATCACATTTATCGCTTACTGGATTGCAGCAAAATCGTTCGATCCAAAACCAATCGAACTTTATGGAGACGCGTCAGAGCGCGAATTTTGGCAAGGCGTTCGCCAATCTCCCCGCCGCACGGCACGAGATGTCAGGTCCAGATTTCGCGAAATTGACCGCCGTCTGGCCGATATGGAAATGTACTACACAACCAACAATAGCGCGCTCTCCAACGAAATTGAGAAGCTGCGCTAA
- the pspA gene encoding phage shock protein PspA, whose amino-acid sequence MGIFSRTRDIIAANVTDMLDKAEDPSKLIRMIILEMEETLVEVRASAARTIADQKEMRRHIDKLNQLTEDWNEKAQLALSKDREDLAKAALIEKRKAADMAEQLTVEIQVLDDALRASEGDIAKLQKKLQEARSRQSSLVNRLESAENRYKIREMYNGDKVHDAFSKFEYLERQVDQAEGRADALTMGGEPETLENQIAALESSDKVDDELEAMKAAMKKGDK is encoded by the coding sequence ATGGGTATTTTTTCAAGAACGCGCGATATCATCGCTGCCAATGTCACAGACATGCTGGACAAGGCGGAGGATCCGTCAAAACTGATCCGCATGATCATCCTGGAGATGGAAGAAACCCTTGTCGAAGTCCGCGCTTCTGCGGCGCGCACCATTGCCGATCAAAAGGAAATGCGCCGACATATTGATAAGCTGAACCAGCTTACCGAAGACTGGAATGAAAAAGCACAATTGGCTTTGTCCAAGGATCGTGAAGATCTAGCCAAAGCGGCATTGATTGAAAAACGCAAAGCCGCCGATATGGCAGAGCAGCTTACGGTTGAGATACAGGTTCTGGATGACGCGTTGCGCGCTTCAGAAGGTGATATCGCCAAGCTGCAAAAGAAATTACAGGAAGCGCGCTCTCGCCAAAGCAGCCTGGTTAACCGGCTCGAAAGTGCAGAGAACCGCTATAAAATCCGCGAAATGTATAATGGCGACAAGGTTCATGATGCATTTTCAAAATTTGAATATCTCGAACGTCAGGTAGACCAGGCCGAGGGCCGTGCCGATGCACTAACCATGGGCGGAGAACCTGAAACACTGGAAAACCAGATTGCTGCACTCGAAAGCAGTGACAAGGTTGATGATGAACTGGAAGCCATGAAGGCAGCCATGAAGAAAGGTGACAAATAA